A window of the Thermotoga sp. genome harbors these coding sequences:
- a CDS encoding 1-acyl-sn-glycerol-3-phosphate acyltransferase, producing the protein MKKFREFLVTLYFYFIATVYIVFYGGFVLLRSFLMRDKEEARRYVLKEIKKFGRRAFGWLFSKVIVEGEENIPKDRNFIVVANHQSLMDIPLILGFVATGAFIAKEELRKIPGVNWYIKYLNGVFLDRKNPRKAVKALREAIEKLRNGVTFIVFPEGTRSPNGEMLPFKKDSLMIAMRTGVLVLPVSIWGTYHLIPKNHWVFTPGKVFLRIHKPVNPREFSKEEELRKYVEGVIKKGVEELKERWSE; encoded by the coding sequence GTGAAAAAGTTCAGAGAGTTTCTGGTGACTCTGTACTTCTATTTCATTGCGACCGTTTATATCGTCTTCTACGGTGGTTTCGTTCTCCTCAGATCTTTCCTGATGAGGGATAAAGAAGAAGCAAGAAGGTATGTTTTGAAAGAAATAAAAAAGTTCGGAAGGAGAGCGTTCGGGTGGCTCTTCTCCAAGGTGATCGTCGAGGGTGAAGAGAACATACCAAAGGACAGAAATTTCATTGTTGTGGCGAATCATCAGAGTCTCATGGACATTCCTTTGATACTTGGATTTGTCGCCACAGGAGCTTTCATTGCTAAGGAGGAACTGAGGAAGATACCGGGCGTGAACTGGTACATAAAGTACTTGAACGGTGTTTTCCTTGATAGAAAAAATCCAAGAAAAGCGGTGAAGGCGCTGAGAGAAGCAATCGAGAAATTGAGAAACGGTGTCACGTTCATCGTCTTTCCGGAGGGAACAAGATCACCGAATGGTGAGATGCTTCCATTCAAAAAGGACAGCCTCATGATCGCTATGAGGACCGGTGTTCTTGTTCTTCCTGTGTCCATCTGGGGAACCTACCATCTGATACCGAAGAATCACTGGGTCTTCACGCCTGGCAAAGTGTTTCTCAGGATACACAAACCCGTCAATCCAAGGGAATTCTCCAAAGAAGAAGAGTTGAGAAAGTACGTGGAAGGCGTCATCAAAAAGGGTGTGGAAGAGCTGAAAGAGAGGTGGTCGGAATGA